Genomic window (Nitrospirales bacterium LBB_01):
GTCTGCAGTTTTTGATTTTTTTTCTATAGCGAGGCTATAGGCATTTATTGCCTCCTGATAGTTTCTTTGAGCGACAAAAGCTGCAGCCTTGTTCATATACTCGTTGTATTCGTTACCTTTAGGAGAAAGATAAAAGTAAGCGATTACGGCTATTATTACAGCAGAGAGTATAATTCCCACAGCAGGAATCCCTTTCCCTGTCGGCTCATCTTTATTTTCACCCAGGTCAGTGGCTGATAACTCGTCCTTTTCATCGCTCATATTTGTCTCTCCTTTATTTATAATGGTTCACGCTTTTATCTAACTAATACACAGATTAGGATACGTTTTATGCTGCTGAATTGTCAACAGTTTTCCCTTCGTATGATGGCTTAGACGGTTTATTTTCATGTTTTACTTCAATCATCCGGTTTTTATCAAAGCGGTCAAGGAAGTGCATAAAGCCGGGAAATGCCCTTATACGTTCCTCGTACTGATGCAGGAATCTTTGTGTAAGTGTAGTGGGGGAACTCTCGCCGCTTTGGTTTAAGGCAGAGCCTATGGTTATTTTATATGCTTTTTTGGCGGCGGGTTCAATAAAAAGCGGATTAAGAGACGCCCCGGTTTTAAGCGCAAGTGTGGCAGGGCCAAGCGGAATGGAAACTTGCTGCCCTAAAAACTCAAACACCTCATGCTTGCCGACATGTCTGTTTGTGCCGCTGCCGTCTCCGGTAATCATGATTATTCCATTTTCCTTAAGCCATTTGAAGGCAGGTCTCAGAAATGATTCAGCATTTATAATTTCAGCCGGCAACATCCGCTCGTACTTCATTCTAAGCCTGAAAGCCACGTTTTTACCTGTCCAACTGAGTCCCTCATCAGAGGGAAGCCCGATTTGTTTTAGTGGATAGCCCAAACGTGAGAGCACTACAAGCGGCAGATGAACGGGACCAAAATGCCCGTGAATCAACACAACACCGCGTCCTTTTGCAAGTGCCTCATCAAGATTATCAAGCCCTTCAAACTCTATAAATTTGTCTATTTCTTTTTTGCCAAACCTGGGGAAAAGAAATATCATCAGCCTGTCCACATAGTGGTTTTCATAGTATTGTTTGATAATTTCGTACTTTGTCTTTGATGTGCACTCTCTAACTTTCGACAGGTTTTTCAAAAGTGTGGAATGGCTGCCGCGCGTAAATGTAAAATGAAGCTGTCCCATTTTCTTAAGCGCCTGTATGCCGGTTTCCACTGTGGATTTCTCTACAAACCATCTAAACGGATACCAAACAACCAGCCTTAAAATATCTCTGTATATGCTTTCCTGTGTTACCATTTGTTTGATAAAGTCACTTGGTAAATCTCCCTAAAATTCCATCTAATAACCCTTTATATAGAAGAAACAGTTTTTTTGGGCTTCTGTCAATAAGTAATATCCCGATGGTTGAGCGTAAAACGTCTGTAAACACCGAAACATACGCCAAAAAAGAGAATGTGCCGAGTTTTTTTAAGTACTCAAATATCAGAAAGCGGTTTCTTGTGCCGTAGTATATTTCCATCTCCTTAAGCCTGACACTTTCCTTTCCCAGCACGTTTTTTGGGTCTGCTCTTTTGATTTTTTTTAGAAAAAGAGGCTCCTTAAGCATAAGCACATTGGTATAAAGAGAGGCCATAGCGCCATAGACAAAATCATCTCCGATATAAAAAAACCGGGTATCAGGCAGTCCCACCCTTTCAACCACCTCACGGCTTATCAGCATTCCCTCAAATGTGCCATAGTTTTTACAGGAAAATGCCTCAGATAGTGAAAATTCATTGCCTAAAACCGGAGTCATCTTGCCTGTGGTAAGACAGAAGTGGCTGTCATCAGGGAAAAAAGTGCCATCTTGAAATTTTTTCCCTGGCATTATACATTTACCCACATTGGAAAAAGACAGCTGTGTGCTTAGCGCTGTCGGAAGCGGCTCAACATCATCATCCATAAGCCAAAACCACGAATGCGGATTGTTATAGGCTCTCTTTAACCCCTCGTGGAAACCTCCGGCACCTCCCGTGTTTTTATTCATTCTGATATAGTGAAGGGTTATGCCACACATATTTCCCGGCTTATACGTGTAAATTGCGGAGTCATTTAACCCCTGCTGGGGCAGCTCCGATATTAATCCTGCCTCAAGCAGCGCCTCCGGTGTGCCGTCAAACGATGCGTTGTCAACAAGATATATCGCCTCAACTGGCACAGTTTGCTTTATTATCCCGTCAAGACATTCCAAAAGCAGCGCCTTTCTGTTATACGTAACCACCACAGCGCACACCGATGGGTGTTGTGGTACCGCCATGTCTTTCACACCTCCTGTTATACCAGGTTGCATTCAGAAAAATAAATAAACAAAAGAGCTTTTCTGTGTAACTTTGCTAATAAAAACTGGATTCCTGCTTTCGCAGGAATGACAAAAAAGTAAATGGCAACCCCCTTTGTCATTCCCGCCTACGAGCGGGAATCCAGTCCTTTTTCCTCATCCTTAAATTACTTTTTTGAAAGTGAATTGGTATTACATCCCCTTTAGCCGCAGAAGGCCGTTAAAAATACCTTCAATGTATCTGGTCTTTGGATTCGTATAGTATTTTGGATAGAGTAAATTGTCGCCGTCTTTGACAAACCCCTCTCTGCGCGCTATGTCAAATAGCTTTGTGTGCGGCTCTATGCGCATAGAGTTAAACTCAAAGTGTACACGGCTGCCCATCTGTGCTTTTGCGCTAAGGTAGAAACGAATCATTGCGAGAAAGGCAGAAATATCTTGTCCTGGTGGGTTTTTAAAAAAGTTGTAACTAACCTCAAAGCCTTTCATACTCTTTAGAAGCTCAAAGGAGTCAAGCACGTCCTGTTTGTTTATGTTTTTACCGAGAGTTTTTAGCACAGTATCGGAAAAACCATCCGGCGAGAGAATTATATTTTTGCAGCCGGCATCAAGTGCTAAGTTTACAAAGTCCCGGGTTAAGTTTTTTTCGCTAAACCATGCCGACCACACAACGCCAAGCGCCCTCTTTGAAAGCTCCTTGCAGATGTCCTCAGCATGTTTTTGGGGCACATTAAACACTGAATCAACAAACGTAAATTTTTTTACTCCGTGGACATTAACAAGGTTTTCTATTTCATCAATAACCCTGACAGGGTCTTTGAGGCGGAGCTTTTTACCGTTTAAAAACCCATAGATACAGTATATACAGTTTAGGCCGCACCCGCGCTTTGTTTCCACTCCGATGCTGTCACGCGTGGTGTTGTACCTATCAATAGACATGCCGCCTCTGTCAGGAATGCCTGTGTCACTTACATCAACCTGACCTCCCGCACCGCTAAACAGAACTTCATCGTTTTTTCTATAGAATACAGAGGGTACTTTTTCAGGCCTTGTCAGGTTTTCCAAAAGCAGTGGAAATGTCCTCTCTCCCTCCAAAAACACACCGAGGTCAATATCCCTTTGATCCTCCATAATTTCCCGCGCAAACATGGAAAACCCTGAGCCGCCAATTATTATTTTCCCCTGAGAATTTGCCTTGATGGTTTTCACTGTCTCAGCAAGATGATTATAATAAAAGACAACAGTGCGTTTGTTTGTAGAGTCAATGTTTCTAAGGGATATGCCTGTCACGTCCGGTTTTACGGCTGTGATGTGTTCCTTGAGCGCTTGAATGGGCTCTTTGTGAAGATTTAGGTCAATAACGCTAACCTCATGAGCGGTAAGAACCGACTTAAGGCAGCTAATCCCCAGAGGAAAGACAATCTGCTCAGCACCTCCCAGATAAGACTGTACAAGAAGAACTTTTATGATTTTTCCCCTATCTGTCTGACCAACTGCTTTGCCCTCTGAAGTATATGATAGACGTTTTTTACAACAGGCTTTGACCTATCGCTCATCATCATTTTAACGATGCTGGGTTTTATCAAAAATCTGAGAACAGAGCCGGGCAGTTTTCCGTCTTTTGACATTGATATTAGTAAGTTAAAGTAGTTAGGGTCTCTCATTGTGTATGTTTTAGAGTAAATGTCGCGTTTTTCATCGGTTATGTAGCCATCCTCTTTAGCCATTTGGTAGAGTTTTGTCTCCGGGTAGAGAACCAGCGAAAAAGGCTGCAGATGAAACGGTTTTGGAATACGTGAGACAAACTCAAGGCTTTCTATTTTATCATCATCGGTCTCATATGGGACATCAAGAATGAAATCATACGAGGGCGGACTCATTCTGTCTTTGTACTTATTGATGATTTTAATGGCTGCCATCATTCTGTCGTTAGACATCGCTTTTCTGTTAAAAACCTCTTGAATCTTAGCGCTTCCGCTTTCTATTCCCATCTGAATGTACATAAGACCGGCATCAACAAGGAGTTCCATTTTCTCTTCTGTTATCGTAAGTGGACTTGCCAGACAGGTAAAGGGCAGCCCTATCTGCTCTTTATAACTCTTACAGAACTCGGCTATGTTTTTTAAACCCCTGCCAAAGAACGAGTCATCAGATATCCATATATAGCCGATGTAGGGCATATTCTCCTTGACCCAAAGGAGTTCGTTAATTACGTGCTCAGTGGAACGCCACCTTAGATAGCCCTTGCCGCTATAGAGTGTTTTTATTGTGTCATTAATACAGTATGTGCACTTATGGGGGCAGCCGCGCCCAGTCATAGTTTGATAGCCGATTTTTTTAAGATAGGTTGAGACTGTGCCCTTTTCAAGAAACTCCTTCATCAGCTCATTAGTCAGTGGTTTTATGTGACCGTTAAATAAAACGTAATGGTCGGTGAAACTGTAGTCTGGTCCCGGGTATTTATCAAGATTTTTATCAAGAATGCCAACCGGATTTTTTATAACGGCGCCGTTTCTTAGACACCAAAGCCCGGGTGTATCTGCAGGGTCAGCACCGGTACTTAATTTATCGGCAAATACAACGGCAACATCTTCTCCCTCGCCAACACACACGTAATCGGCAAACTCAAGTGATTCCTCAGGTCTTATTGTGGGATGCACACCTCCCCAGATAATCGGAGCTTTAAGGGATTTCTTAAGACTACGGGTAATCTGTACAGCCCCGTCAAAAAAATTTGTCATAAGGGTGACCCCTATGAAATCCGAATCCTTACAGATTTCCACAAGCTCATCCATCACATATTGTTCGTACCTGTCCTTGCCGTGGATAATATTATCGCCATAGGGGTCAGGCAGAAACACAATGTGAGTTTCATAGCCTTTCTCTTTCAAACAGGCTGAAATAGTTCTAAGCCCAAATACAGTTATGTCAGGATATGGAGATATCAACGTTATTTTCATGCTTTTATAAAACTCCCTGCGCTTTGCTTTTATCTCTGTGACCGTATAGTACCATAAATAATATAAAAATTTGTTCAAAAACCTGTTTTGATAATTCAGAATATGCTTATATACTTAAGTCAGGTACATAGTTTTATGTTTGCTAAAGATACATTAAAAAGGACTTGATTCCCGCTCGTAGGCGGGAATGACAAAGGAGAGTGCGCTTTCCGTCATTCCCTTACAGGGGAATCCCCTTTAGGGGAGTGTCATTCCTGCGAAGGCAGGAATCCAGTTTTTTCTTTGCGGAGCTAAGAGCATAAGCAATTTCAGAATTATGTAATGACTTTAAAACCTTACAACAGCGCACTGTGCAAAACTTTGCATATGTGCAAAATTCTGCACATATGGTATGCAATATTTTTCACATTTATGGCAAAATAATAACCTATTGCTTCTTAAGTCTATAAAATAAGTCAACTTTAGATGTATAAAAGCTATTAATATTATGATGTTATGTTAAATTAAGTAAAAGCTATTTCTAAAAAGTTTAACTCCTATATTGGCACGTTACTTGCAATTATGCAGAAGTGTGCGCAATTCGCTTATTCTGAATGTATAGATTGGTTTGTGTTTTAGCATAGCAGGCAGTTTTTAGAAGGGGAATTGAGGTGAAATTTAGAGACAGCGGAGTGGGCGTATCCTGGGGAGGAGGCGTCCACAACCCGCTGTCTTTTATATTTTCTATAGTATCTTAAAACTTAATCGTAATGCCTAATTCCACTGAATCTTCTGTAAGTGAGGACTCAAATGACGATGTGTAGTAGCCTGTCATATCGGAGCCGGTCTCTTTCATTGTATTCTTAAACGCATGCATATAGCCAAGATTTAAGGCCACCTTTTCGTTTATCGTGTACTGAATGCCTCCTGTCAAATGATGCTCCACAAGAGCCGGGAATCCGGTAATCCTAAATGCCTCATAATAGTACGTAGGCATGGTTTTTCCCTGAATGGTTGTCATGCTGGAACTTCTGCCGTCAAAATTGTTATGACTTTTAACCGGATTTTTGCCATAATTGTAACCAGCTCTTAACGCTAATTCCTTAACTGGTTTATACTGCACACCTACACCTATCACCAACTGGTTGTCCCAGTCAAAATCCTTGTAACCAGCTGCTCCCGCCCAGTTTACCCATTTAAGGTCAGCCTCTAACAGCACTTTATTCTTAACTGGCTCTACAGATATGCCAAACCCAACCTCCTGAGGCTGCTCAAGTTTAAGGTCATCATTTACCCTATCTCCGTCAAGGTCTGTCACACTTTTATATTTTATTGATATTGGGGTTGAATATGTTAGTCCCAAAGAGACAGTATCCACTGGTTTATAGAGTATTCCTATTTTGCCGCCAAAGCCGTAGTCATCGACTTTACCGCTGCCTAAATCCAGTATCGAATAATTCACCCTTGCAGCGACGCCAACGGAAAACTGATCGTCAAATTTGTACCTTATAAAAGGGGCAATCTGCATGGTGCTGATGTTGGTGTATGTGCCCGATTGAAGAGGATACACGATGCTGCCGGGAGGATAACCATAGTAGGACGAGAAATCGAAATACTTTGCATTATCCACTGTAGTGCCTTTATAGTCCACACCCAGACCGCTAACGCCATAAGCGGCAAGTCCTATCTTTAACTGTGTTGAGACAGGAATGGTGAAAGCAGCTGAGGGGATGACATAGACCTTGCTGGCAGAGTCTGCGCTGTAGGAATAGTTGCCAAACGTAACCTTATTGCTCACAGTGGGCATAAATAGTGTTGTCATTAAATCAATAGTAACCTTACCGCAATCCCCAACTGCTGCAGGGTTGCTGTAGATACCGCCAACAGCGTCCTGAGGCGATGCAATGCCTGTTCCACCCATTTCTCGTGAGCCGCTGCCAACCCCTATCAGATTATCCCCATTAGTAGCATAGGACTGTGATGAAACACTACAAATCACAAGAGACAACACAAATACAACTACTGACAACTTAAAAACCACTCTTTTCATTGGAAAATCCCCCTTTTTTTCTCCTTTTTCTAAAGGAGTATTTGTAAAAGACTTTCAACGTAGTCTTCGTACTCTTCAAATTCTAAGTTAAGAATTCAGATCGTTTTTGTAATATGCCTTAATGGCATCGGCTTCTTTAATCAGGTTATTGATTCCTGACTGGTATGTTTTCTTAAAGAACTCAAGAACCTCCGGGTACTCTTTCACAATTTCGGTGACAAGAGGTCTTTTTAGCTCGTACAGGGACGTGTCCTCGGCGGCAATGACGGTAGCAGTGCGGGGTTTTTTGGTAAAAAAAGCAAATTCGCCAAATATCTCTCCCTTGCCAATTATGATGACCTTACTCTCCTCACCGTCATCAGGCGTCTCGCCGAGCGGATAAACCTTAACGGAGCCGCTTTTAACTACGTATATGGAGTCTGACTTATCCCCATACCTTACAATTGTCTGACCTTGAGTATAGTTTAACTGTTTAGCCTTATCCAGTTTTCTTTGAAGTAAATCATTAAATAATGCAAGGAAATTCCCGTGGTAATCCTGCTCAGTGGCACTCTCGATTTCGGGGGCTGCTGCTGGAATCATGGTTTGTACTTTATCAAGAACATTTGCAAGCAGTTTTATATTTTTAACCTTAGGATTATTCAACACTTTATTTGCAAGGATATCTGTGGCAACGGTGGTAAAATCTTTAAAAAACAGACCGGACAGTCTCAGATACAAAAGTGCAGCGTCTGTTTTTTGATTTGCTGCGTATAGGGTTTTTACTTTGTCAAGACCAATCTCCACATTTGATCTAGATTTAAGAGAAAAACTTGTCTCCACATGCCTGTTATCCTCTGCCCCAGAGTTAGCGTTCATAATCATAGAACTATCCGTGTAGTTGCTTTCATCAGGGACAACTGTTCCCAGAAGAGCTCCAAACGCACAAGCCTGAACCATACTCTGTTCTTTCTGCAGTGACTCCAGCATTGAATCAAGTCTTGAAACATAGTATTCTCTAAGCAATGACCGTAGATTAGGCTTAACACTCATTGCTTTTTGAAGCGATTTATTGGTTATAACCATAACCTCAACATCGGTCTCGGCAATAGCGCTGACAGCCATAGGCTTTGATGAAAACAGAGCCGATTCGCCAAAAAAATCACCAACTGAAAGACTGGAAAGCGTCTTTGAGCTGCCGGAAATCATTGATGTTATCAGGTGATTTAGTAAAACCGGCGGCATAGGTATCAGAGGGCCCTTTGCTTTAACCTTCTTTTTGGATATGCGCACCGTGCCGCTTACTATTATAAACATTGAATCGTCATGGTCACCCTCTTTGCTTATTACATCCTTAGCGTTGAATTTAACCAGAGATATGTCATCAAACATCCTGAGAGCGTTTTTATCCAGTAATTCCTGGAAAAACTTGGGAACGTTCTTATCTATAAACACAAGATCAAGGATAAGCATGAAAGTCTCATACGCCTCATCCACATCTGCCGCTTTTATCTCCTCGTACAGACGTTTTATTAAATAACTAAAATTGCCCTTGTCCATCTATAGCCCCTCCTTGATTTATTCTATACAGATATCATTCATAATACCAGCATATTGTGCCTGAGAGTAATGTAAAAAGTATAGTACCTTTGTAAAAAAAGGTCAGTTATTTGATTGTGTCTGTGTTAGAAAAGAACTTTCATATCTTTAATGCCATAAGTGAAAGAGCTGAGAGCATTTCGTAAGTACCCTCATCATCAAGATTTACTTCTATAACGGTTCCTGTCATGGTTATAGTTTAAAACATTTTCAAGTGAATGGTAAAACACTCTGTGTTAAAAATTCATCTGTGAAAATAAACACTGTTTAAATTCTGAACGCTAACATTCTAAACGTTTAATTGTTTAACGATTTAACGTACAATCTGAGCCAATTAATCCAACAATATCAATTAGTTACACAAGTGGCATGTTTATTGCTATATAAAGGCATGAGCGAAATGCTCCAACAAGATAGATAATAAAAAATGCACAGGAGGGTTAATGGTTATGAGGAGAGATTACAGAAGGGTGATGGTGGTGATAAACGGCTCTATGGATGTGCTTAAGCACGGAGCGAAGATGGCCAAAGAGGACAATTGCAGGGTTACAGCTCTTAAAGTATTGCCTGAGTATGAGGGAGACCTTAGTCTTGTAGGAGTGTCAAATATTGAAGAGGCGTTAAATTCAGGCAGAGAGAAGGTTGAACAGGAAATAAGGGATTTTGCAAAACATGAAAACGTATCAATCAGAACCCGTATTGAGTATGGCGATATAACCGAAAAAATAATTGAGGCAGTTGAGGATGAGGAGACGGATTTAGTCATAATGGGCGTTAAAAAGCAAAGCATAATAGATAAGATTTTAGGAGACAGAACGCTGGATAAGGTGTTTTCACTGGTACCGTGTCCGCTTATGGTGGTGAGGGTATAAGAAAATGGCTGATAATTCGAAAGTACTAATTTGTATAGACGGCTCGGTAGAGGCACTGACCGGAATGCGCTATGGCGCTAAACTTGGCAATGGCCTTGATGCTGAGATAACCATACTGCACGTTAGAAGTGGAAACGGTAATCACGCAGAGTCGTTGACCGACATGGAGGCAGCTCACAGCGAGGCCACATGGGGAGTGGCCATACCTGGAATCAACTATCTGGTTGAAGCGAAGGACACGCTGATGCACTACGGCTGGATGACTGATAAGTGGAACGAGGAACATGTCAGAACCTTTCAGGGCAACCCGCTTGAAGACTTT
Coding sequences:
- a CDS encoding lysophospholipid acyltransferase family protein — protein: MVTQESIYRDILRLVVWYPFRWFVEKSTVETGIQALKKMGQLHFTFTRGSHSTLLKNLSKVRECTSKTKYEIIKQYYENHYVDRLMIFLFPRFGKKEIDKFIEFEGLDNLDEALAKGRGVVLIHGHFGPVHLPLVVLSRLGYPLKQIGLPSDEGLSWTGKNVAFRLRMKYERMLPAEIINAESFLRPAFKWLKENGIIMITGDGSGTNRHVGKHEVFEFLGQQVSIPLGPATLALKTGASLNPLFIEPAAKKAYKITIGSALNQSGESSPTTLTQRFLHQYEERIRAFPGFMHFLDRFDKNRMIEVKHENKPSKPSYEGKTVDNSAA
- a CDS encoding glycosyltransferase, whose product is MAVPQHPSVCAVVVTYNRKALLLECLDGIIKQTVPVEAIYLVDNASFDGTPEALLEAGLISELPQQGLNDSAIYTYKPGNMCGITLHYIRMNKNTGGAGGFHEGLKRAYNNPHSWFWLMDDDVEPLPTALSTQLSFSNVGKCIMPGKKFQDGTFFPDDSHFCLTTGKMTPVLGNEFSLSEAFSCKNYGTFEGMLISREVVERVGLPDTRFFYIGDDFVYGAMASLYTNVLMLKEPLFLKKIKRADPKNVLGKESVRLKEMEIYYGTRNRFLIFEYLKKLGTFSFLAYVSVFTDVLRSTIGILLIDRSPKKLFLLYKGLLDGILGRFTK
- a CDS encoding radical SAM protein — protein: MTGISLRNIDSTNKRTVVFYYNHLAETVKTIKANSQGKIIIGGSGFSMFAREIMEDQRDIDLGVFLEGERTFPLLLENLTRPEKVPSVFYRKNDEVLFSGAGGQVDVSDTGIPDRGGMSIDRYNTTRDSIGVETKRGCGLNCIYCIYGFLNGKKLRLKDPVRVIDEIENLVNVHGVKKFTFVDSVFNVPQKHAEDICKELSKRALGVVWSAWFSEKNLTRDFVNLALDAGCKNIILSPDGFSDTVLKTLGKNINKQDVLDSFELLKSMKGFEVSYNFFKNPPGQDISAFLAMIRFYLSAKAQMGSRVHFEFNSMRIEPHTKLFDIARREGFVKDGDNLLYPKYYTNPKTRYIEGIFNGLLRLKGM
- a CDS encoding B12-binding domain-containing radical SAM protein codes for the protein MKITLISPYPDITVFGLRTISACLKEKGYETHIVFLPDPYGDNIIHGKDRYEQYVMDELVEICKDSDFIGVTLMTNFFDGAVQITRSLKKSLKAPIIWGGVHPTIRPEESLEFADYVCVGEGEDVAVVFADKLSTGADPADTPGLWCLRNGAVIKNPVGILDKNLDKYPGPDYSFTDHYVLFNGHIKPLTNELMKEFLEKGTVSTYLKKIGYQTMTGRGCPHKCTYCINDTIKTLYSGKGYLRWRSTEHVINELLWVKENMPYIGYIWISDDSFFGRGLKNIAEFCKSYKEQIGLPFTCLASPLTITEEKMELLVDAGLMYIQMGIESGSAKIQEVFNRKAMSNDRMMAAIKIINKYKDRMSPPSYDFILDVPYETDDDKIESLEFVSRIPKPFHLQPFSLVLYPETKLYQMAKEDGYITDEKRDIYSKTYTMRDPNYFNLLISMSKDGKLPGSVLRFLIKPSIVKMMMSDRSKPVVKNVYHILQRAKQLVRQIGEKS
- a CDS encoding cyclic nucleotide-binding domain-containing protein; translated protein: MDKGNFSYLIKRLYEEIKAADVDEAYETFMLILDLVFIDKNVPKFFQELLDKNALRMFDDISLVKFNAKDVISKEGDHDDSMFIIVSGTVRISKKKVKAKGPLIPMPPVLLNHLITSMISGSSKTLSSLSVGDFFGESALFSSKPMAVSAIAETDVEVMVITNKSLQKAMSVKPNLRSLLREYYVSRLDSMLESLQKEQSMVQACAFGALLGTVVPDESNYTDSSMIMNANSGAEDNRHVETSFSLKSRSNVEIGLDKVKTLYAANQKTDAALLYLRLSGLFFKDFTTVATDILANKVLNNPKVKNIKLLANVLDKVQTMIPAAAPEIESATEQDYHGNFLALFNDLLQRKLDKAKQLNYTQGQTIVRYGDKSDSIYVVKSGSVKVYPLGETPDDGEESKVIIIGKGEIFGEFAFFTKKPRTATVIAAEDTSLYELKRPLVTEIVKEYPEVLEFFKKTYQSGINNLIKEADAIKAYYKNDLNS
- a CDS encoding universal stress protein, translated to MRRDYRRVMVVINGSMDVLKHGAKMAKEDNCRVTALKVLPEYEGDLSLVGVSNIEEALNSGREKVEQEIRDFAKHENVSIRTRIEYGDITEKIIEAVEDEETDLVIMGVKKQSIIDKILGDRTLDKVFSLVPCPLMVVRV